Within the Alteromonas sp. M12 genome, the region GGAAAAGGAGTTTTTTTGTTGGCGGCCGATTTTAATAAAGAGACATTTCACTTTTCGCATATGATGGAAAACGCAGGGGTTCCATCGAAATTTATTGCAGGGAAATCATCTGAAGGCTATTGTGTTCAAACGTTTATTGATGGTGGGGCTGGGTTTAAGGTAAGTATGACTAATCCGATAGCAATAGAATATTTCACCTTGGATGAAGAAGTAGAAAACAAATTAGCAACTTATTTTCTAAGTGGAGATTGAGAAGTAATAGTGAATATAAAATATATGGACAGGCATCTTTTAAGGCTGTGGTGATAGTGGCCTATAATTTTTGTTGAAGATAATGCAGGGGTGTAAGTGGTCTTCAGTTATTGGTAAATACATCTGGAAATTATTTATTTGTGGCGATTTATCGCCATTTAAGTGAATTTAGCGCAAGGGCGATTGCCATTGGTTTAATAAACAGGTGGAGTGATAAATTATTGGTTTGCGGCGTTAGCCGATAGAACTCTTTTGCCGCCGTTTTCGCTTGTAGCGCTTTAAAGTGTCTGTTTGTCCAGCAGCCACACTAAAATTAGTTTCAAACGTTAGAAACATATCCTGCCACATGTGTTCATCCAATCCTAAGCGCTGCAATATGGGCGATTCACTCATATCAATTGCCCCTCGTTTGTTAGGAACAATGATGCGACCGGATAGGTCAACCAATTTCAGGTATTCGATTAAATCGAATGTTAATCCTTGCGGTTGTGGATGGCGTGGATTACCAACAAAGGGCATTAAAGTAGATGGCTGATACCCTTTTTTGAAATCGTGAATACGACGTTGAATACTGGTGTGATTAGAAGACTCTGGGGTTGTTGCCATTTTTGCTCGTATCGGGTTTAAATCCACGTAAACCATACAAGCTGCTAATGCATGCTCATCTAACAGTGCCTGTGATTTGAATCGTCCTTCCCAAAAGTGACCTGTACAGTTATCTTCTTGGTTGGCTTGTCTAGCAATAGGCTCATTTAATTCGCGCATGAACCAGCTAATATCGGTTAATCTACTTCGATAGACTGCCAAGGTGGATTGCAGTGTGATGAGCTCAGCTTCGGTGAACACCGGAGCTTCTTTTGAGGTTAGCTTTTGTGAAAGCAAGGTGCCTTTGTGAAGCTTGTGCCAGCGCTGCGCAATTTCTTTACCCGACCAGTTTTTTACTTTGGCTGAATTCACATGTAACACCACATGGGTGTGATTGCTCATCACCGCATAGGCACAGACTTCGATGGCAAATACGGTTGTTAAAAACAACAACCTGTCTTCTACCCACTGACGGCGATGCTCATAGCTTTTCCCCGTTAGTTTATCTTCACCACACAAAAAGGCACGCCGAACACAGCGAGATACACAGTGATAATAAGGGGTATCTGCAAGGCAAATTTGTCGTTTCCTAGCCAGTGGCATCATTCACTCCTTGAATTTAGCATACTAAAGCATAGTTTATTTGGTTTTCCTGGTAGTCTAGTTTGTGGCTGTCCTATTTATTTATATTTATTTATAACCTTGGCCGCTTTATGTCGGTAGACCCCTTCATTCAAATGCCTGAAAGCAGCCAGAGTATTAACCCTTATTCGTATATTATGAATAATCCGATGGCGGGGACGGATCCGACTGGGTATATCGGGGAAAGTGCAAACGCGACTACCGAACAATATACCCAAACGGATATTCAGAAGGCTGAAGATATATCAGATAAAATATTTGAGAAACTAGAAGTAGATTCTAATGGAAATGTATTTATAACAGCCGAAGGAGTTGAATATAAGGTCAAAAGTATTGTCAAAGCTGGCGTAGCTAGTGGGGCAGAAAATGGCACAGTTAAAGGATTAAATTCTGATTCAGGTGAGGTAACTAAGAATATTGGGAAGCAAGAGCCTTCCAATTACAGGGATAGGTCTGGCAATAAAGTAAATGTAAGTGAGATGTCTGCCAGCAATGGTTCGGGCATTATTGGTTCTAAAAGTGAAGACTTAACTAAAGCACAAGAAATGTTTATGAAAGAATACAAATTATCGAAAAGCGACTTTGGAAGTTTGATCAATCTGGTTATTAACATAAGACAAATGGGGCAACTGATTGAGGATAAAGTTGCTTTTAATTCAGCGATCGAAGGAATGAATAAAGACCAACTTATTATGTTCGGGTATTTGATTGATGCTTCTGTTAAGAATTTTTATACTGGGTTAGACTCAAAAGCTAACCAACGGGCTCGGTGGCATATAGAACGTGTATATAGGTACAAAGTTATGAGTAAGCAAGCTATTTTTGCAGGTGAATCAGTTACAAACGCTATGCAACTTATTTATAGTGATCCAGCAATGCGAAGAATTAAAAATTCTTTACCATCAAAAGTTAATAGAGTGTTGGATCGTTACGATAACTTTGATCGTTTGTATGATACTTTGGAGACATTAAGTGAATAATATAAATAAGATTTTTATAGCTATAATCATCATTGTTAACATCTTTAGGCATTCACTTGCGACCGAAATAGAAAAGTATGTTCAGGTGGGAGTACCGATTGATGATCTGAGTTTAGAATTAACATTAATTGATATTTCGTACTCTAACTATCCAGCAGTTTCTCTACCTATATTTAAAGGAACACCTTCATCAATTAGTGCTGGAGCGAGCAAAATGATGATGTTTTTGTGGGAGAAAAACCAGCACTACATGTCTATTTATACTCTTGGAAAGGGAGAGGCTGAATTAATAGATAATGCGAAAAAACAAACCAAGTTTCCACCGTACACAATTCCCATTCTCAGTTTCGAAGATGACTCTTATGACCTGTTAGCCTCTTTTGATAAGGATGAGCCGATATTCTATATTCTGAACGAGGAACTGTCTTATATCGCTCTCGTTGGAACTGATAAAAGAAATTCGAGCAGTTATATTGAGGAAATCTTTTTTACCGGAATTATTGAAGAGAAAGTTCTAGCAGTGACGTATAGTTATGAGGCTGATAAGATTTTATGGGTAGTTAATAACCTGCCAAATTGATTGTGGAATATAAAAATGTAACACATGGACATAATACATGGACAGGCATATTTTAAGGTAGTGAAAATTGAGGTCTATAATTTTTACTCTAGGCTGATAAAAAATATTAATGCGTTCTTAATCTAGGTAAATACCTATGCATTCATGAGTTTCTAGCGGGGTAACCACATTGCTCCCGTAATTAAGCTGAATGGCAATTTAGCGCTTGTTAAGGTAAAGTTAACAGAAATACAGGAGGCTTTATGGCTATCACAGTTGCTAAAACTAGCAATGACCGCAAGACCAAGTTTACGCCTAATATGGATAACTTTAAGGTCAGTTTAAGCTATGAGGGTTTGTCACTGAATGTGAGGGTTTGTCACTGAATGAATTAAATGGACAGGCATCTTTTAAGGCTGTGGTGATAGTGGTTTATAATTTTTGTTGAAGATAACACAGGGGTGTTAGTAGTCTTCAGTTATTGGTTATGGATTACATGGACAGGCATCTTTTAAAATTGTGGTGATAATGGCCTATAATTTTTGTTGAAGATAATGAAAGGGTGTTAGTGGTCTTCCATTGTTGGTAAATACTTCTAGAATTCATTCATATGTGACGATTCATCGTCATTGAGGTGAATTTAGCGCAAGGGGGGCCTTGTCTATTGGTGTAATAAACAGGTGGAGTGATAAATTATTGGTTTGCGGCGTTAGCAGATAGAGCTCTTTTGCCGCCGCTTTCGCTTGTACCGTTTTAGGGTGCCTGATTGCCCAGCAGCCACGCTAAAGGTGGTTTCAAAGGTTAAAAACATATCTTGCCACATCTGTTCATCCGATCCTAAGCGCTGCAATATGGGGGAATCATTCATATCAATTGCCCCTCGCTTGTTAGGAACAATGATGCGACCGGATAAGTCAACCAATTTGAGATAGTCAATCAAATCGAACATTAACCCTGGCGGTTGTGGCTGTATTGGATTGCCAACAAAAGGCAGTAAAGTCGATGGTTGATAGCCTTTTTTAAAATCGTGAATACGGCGTCTTACACTGGTATGTTTGGAGGATTCGGGTGTGCTAGCCATTTTGGCGCGTATGGGGTTTAAATCCACATACACCATACAGGCCGTTAAGGCATGCTCATCTAAGAGTGCTTGTGATTTGAATCGTCCTTCCCAAAAGTGACCTGTACAGTTATCTTCTTGGTTGGCTTGTCTAGCAATAGGCTCATTTAATTCGCGCATGAACCAGCTAATATCGGTTAATCTACTTCGATAGACTGCCAAGGTGGATTGCAGTGTGATGAGCTCAGCTTCGGTGAACACCGGAGCTTCTTTTGAGGTTAGCTTTTGTGAAAGCA harbors:
- a CDS encoding transposase, translated to MPLARKRQICLADTPYYHCVSRCVRRAFLCGEDKLTGKSYEHRRQWVEDRLLFLTTVFAIEVCAYAVMSNHTHVVLHVNSAKVKNWSGKEIAQRWHKLHKGTLLSQKLTSKEAPVFTEAELITLQSTLAVYRSRLTDISWFMRELNEPIARQANQEDNCTGHFWEGRFKSQALLDEHALAACMVYVDLNPIRAKMATTPESSNHTSIQRRIHDFKKGYQPSTLMPFVGNPRHPQPQGLTFDLIEYLKLVDLSGRIIVPNKRGAIDMSESPILQRLGLDEHMWQDMFLTFETNFSVAAGQTDTLKRYKRKRRQKSSIG
- a CDS encoding transposase, coding for MPLARKRQICLADTPYYHCVSRCVRRAFLCGEDKLTGKSYEHRRQWVEDRLLFLTTVFAIEVCAYAVMSNHTHVVLHVNSAKVKNWSGKEIAQRWHKLHKGTLLSQKLTSKEAPVFTEAELITLQSTLAVYRSRLTDISWFMRELNEPIARQANQEDNCTGHFWEGRFKSQALLDEHALTACMVYVDLNPIRAKMASTPESSKHTSVRRRIHDFKKGYQPSTLLPFVGNPIQPQPPGLMFDLIDYLKLVDLSGRIIVPNKRGAIDMNDSPILQRLGSDEQMWQDMFLTFETTFSVAAGQSGTLKRYKRKRRQKSSIC